Part of the Camarhynchus parvulus chromosome 11, STF_HiC, whole genome shotgun sequence genome, gctttctgaggtagctctgctgtgccactgtcactgtgccactgtcactgtgctgagcagtgctctgtgctttccttccagCACTGGTGACGAGCACGCCCCTGGGAACTGGGCGTACCTGGACCAGGTCGCTGCCCTGCGGTGGGTGCAAGGAAACATCGAGCACTTTGGTGGAGACCCAGCTTCTGTCACTCTCTTTGGGATATCTGCAGGATCTTGCTCTGTTTTTGCACATGTAGGTATATagtacataaaaataaaagtcttcAAAAGCTTAATCTGGTTTTTGCCAGTAAGTTTAACAGCTCATTGGGCTAAATCTGGAGATTTAGCAAATAAAGATGTATAATTCCCAACTGAATCCAGGAGTTAATAGACTATAACTAGCATAAAGTTGTAAGGTAAGGATGTTAATGTagaataaatactttttttcttcccttcttggCAGGTGTTATCTCCTTTATCCAAGGGTCTCTTTCATAAAGCAATATCAGAGAGTGGAATTATAATTCCCCCCAGTAAAGATTTACGTCTTTCAACAGATCTTGAGGTaagctcatttttttttattttaaagtttttatagCCTAAAATAGGCTTCTTCTATGGATAGAAGGATACTAAATATCTATATAGGCTATGTAAAGGATATATATGGATATCTAAATGATACTTCTATGTGataatttgtttaaaagagaaaaggggaaaatgtcaTTGGATACCATGCAACAAAGTTGATCCAGTTTATTGTTGCAGCACACCTGTTGAATTTTGGTCTGTTTGGTGTTAGAAATAGATTGGACAGCTGTATGATTGTAACAGCTGTGGGCTGGCAAAGGCATTTCAGTCACACACATGCCAAGCTAGGCAAATGTCCATTTTATACCCACTGTACTTGATACAGTAACTCTGGCATTTATTATGGAAAGTTTGACAAGAATCCAGAAGAAGAATTCAGCTTTTTATTGACCTACAGTCTTTTAGGGAGGGCCTTTATGTaaagtaaattaattaaatttaaaacaacaacaaaaaaaaaacccaaacttaaaataaaatcactttctATAAGTGTGTCTTTTAATATCTTTTCCTGTAATGGCAGACAGTAATAATGTAAatgtttctgaattttctttccttatttggTTTAAGCTACAAGCTTGTATTATCTCTACAGCAAAGTTTGAAAAAACAGTGAATGGAAATACAGCAAGAAAGAGAGAAGTACACCAGAATGATTTCACTTTGTGATCAAACTGTAGCATTTccagtaaaacaaaatactctAAGATCTATCAAGCTCACTTAAATCTGCCACGAAGAAGCTCTTAACAGCAGCATGTATAATGATTTTATAACAGTGCTTGTtgataattttcagaaaattgcCAGTATCTTCAAGTGTGATACAAgcagctccctctccctgctggacTGCTTGAGGaagcaggaagcagagcacaTAGTCCTTAACAGCAAGGTAGGTGAGACTTTATGGCAACAGTACTTTTTAATGGCTCGCTTGCAAAACTTTAGCTCAGCTTCTGATCAGAGTTCATTCATGCTCGGTTCCAAAGTtgatttttcttatcttttgtCAAAATACTCTGTAAATGTTGAAGCAATTTCACACATCAATTCTTTCTGGAAGTTTGGCAGTGTCACAGCACCTGTGAAGTTGTGAGCAAGgcctgagcatccctgtgttTTAATGTCAGAAGAGCCCAGGATCAGGAACCCATTACATTCCTCTACACCTTGACCCAGCCAGGCCTGCATTTTACACTCTGGTGCCAAACTGAATTTATGTTACCGTGGCTGTAGATACTTGAAATTCTTAAAGcccttttttgcattttggatATTCAGTGTGGACATCTTACAtgatttgaaggaaaaattggaaatacTATTAATAACTAAttagatctttttttttttcctcttccttcaggAAATCTCATTTCTACCCTTAGTTTTGGATGGAGTGTTTCTTCATAAGCCACCTGAGGAGATATTGGCTGGAAAAGAATTCAATGCAGTCCCATTCATGATAGGAGTCACCAACAATGAATTTGGCTGGAACATTAGATTGGTGATTTAATGtctattctttatttttattgtgtttttaatgtttgtgtTAATTCCTAGGAGAAGTCTTTGCAGTGATGGAAATACATACGAGGTAAACATTGCTTGCATCATGGCTCTGCAGTGACTCAGAACCCCTGGGTCACAGAGGGTGAGACAGGGCTCATCCTGCAAGTTAAACTGCATGGACACATCAGTTTTGTACAGTGCTTTCTTATCCTACAGTTTTAATCCCTCatccaggcagggagaggaaaaacaatgcAACAATCAAGGACTTATTCCTGAAAGACAAGTGAAGCCAATCCTTTCCCCACAAGGCTCAGTAGTCAGGGTTGATACACAGTGTGCTTAAAAATGTGCCACTGATCACCTCAACCAGCTTCCCCTTGGTATCATAACCTGCAGAAAGAGCTTTCATCTGAAAATCTCATCTGGGGCAGAGTGAGGGCACAATGCAGGTGCCCAGCCCATTCTCCTTTCTCATGGGAACTCAATGAGTGCCTCCAAAACATGAGCAAATGCTCTCAGTGCACAAAAACTGCAGGAGATGGATTTTTGTCCTCTCCTTTCTTGtccctttcttttatttcctaaatatttcctttgtgtAGTAGCAAGCATTTGTTCTGAATCTATGAAGCAGCTGTTGCTGGTTGTAAGTCCCAGAAGAACAATGCAAGGTGAAATctgtttgaatttattttgcagaCAGAAGAGTTGTTTTATGTAATGCTGTAAAAGAGGAAGAACACTGCATTAGTCTTATTTCAAAGGGCTCAAACAATTGGACTAGAGACAGACTGCCAGTGACTTTTAAGATCTCCCCCAAGAGAATGACAATAAGCCTGTGAGACAGAAGCAGCTTTTTGCTTCACCTCTGCCCTCATGTTTTCTAGTCTTACAAGTTTCTTAACATTGATTTAAGGATAAGCTATGTATTAGGAGTGGTTTATGTAGAAACCTTCACCAAGACAACGTTTACTGCAGCAAATACAAGCTTTTCAAGACAGCTGCTGCATTGTGCTGCACTTTTGCATATGATatgatgctttaaaaataaacaccagTAGTAAGAATTAATGGAATAAAGTAGTTTCaatgtttaaaataatggaGACATTGAATGGTATGCTAATaacattggttttttttctctgtacagacatcaaaaatgaaaagtttgaGGGAAATAGGAGATAGAAAATCAATTGCCTCAACTGTAGAGGTTTTTCTACCAATGATTGTAAGTACTGCTGCACTAATCTAATTTGAgatgtgaattttctttttcatgtatGTAACAGATTTGGGTCTCACTGCTTGAGTCATAGTGTTACTGAGGGCTGAGGCCATGGTAGGCTCTGGGGAGAATCCCAGCAAAGTTGACAGGACCAGGGTGTATGGAATTACTCAGAAATAGGATTGAGCCAgacctgggatttggggaaatgcCTTTTTCATTCTAGACCTCAAAGAATACTTTTATCTTACATATTTGTGGGATTAATGTAATAGCTTCCCTAATGTTAAGGTATCTCATGGCTAATCTCCTGCTTAGGGAGTTTCAAGGTGTATTTTTCAGTATGTTTACATTAAATGTAGCTTTTAAAGTAGTTACTTTGCACTCCTAGTTTTGAGGCGCATCTCTCAAGCAGCAAATTCTAACCCTGAAAATTTACACTGTTTGGAGATCCCATTGGCCTTGTCCTCTTGTCTAATGGTCCATAAATCTTTCAAGGACTGAGAATTTACTTTTGTCATTCCCATCTCTCTTCTCCTGatgaaaacagaagctgaaGATATTGTCAGGAGAAATTGCTGGATCTACACTTATTCCTGTAGAGTTTTAACCCATATAAATCTGGTGCAAATTTGACCTAAGGTGTATGGTTTGTTAGGTATTTTTTTGCCCACAAAAAGCATGAATAGGTTTTGTTTCCTATCAACATGGGTGCTGTCCTGGACATTTGTGCCTTTGGAGATTCTGTGAAGTTTAAAAGATGGCAAATTTAGGTGTTAATTCAGACAGTGATTGTCTGTTTGTTTCTTGTCTCTTAGGATGTACCCTCAGATTTTCTGCCCATGATCTTAGATGAATATCTGGGAGACACAGAGGACCCTGCAGAGCTTCGGGATGGATTCCTGGACCTGCTGGGGGACATGGCAATTGTCATGCCAGCCATTAAAGCACTGAATTATCACAGGGGTAAGCTGATCAACAGCAGTGGGACACTCAAACCCCCTACTGCAGGCTGGATCAAATGATGCAGACACAAATCCTGTCATATGTAGGCAGCCCTTCTTGAGATTCCCCCTGGGAGCAATGATACAGATCTGCAGGGTTGTGTCCCTTATCTCTGTGTAAGTGTGCTCATAATCACAATATATTGAGAGCAGGGCATGATAACACAGCTAAATATTTGCTAACTGAAGTATACaggcttaaaaattaaaacaaatcaaagcaCCTTTGTCCTTTGGCCCATGGCTGCTTGGGAagtcagcagctctgtggtctGTAAATTTTCTGATGTGTAGGTGTAGACAAGTCATGCCAAGATACTCAAAAGTGGaaaatttttgatattttgttttctgtatgttATCTTAGAGTGGATCTTCCAatcatttttttgtgtgtaaacTGAGCTCTTAAGTTTGCATTAAAAGTAAAAGTACATATTTGAATGTAACAATTACACTAGAAAATGCCCAGTATAAAGctctttttaaagcagtattttaaacaGCTGATGACAGCTGAAGTTTGTGTATCTCTTCTGTAACTCCCTGTACGTTATGTTTTGCAGAGTCTGGAGCTCCTACCTACTTCTTCGAGTTCCAGCACCGGGCCAGTGCGTTCAGGGACAGCAAACCTGACTATGTGAAGGCTGACCACGGGGATGAAGTTGGCTTTGTCTTTGGGGGACCATTTCTGGCTGGGGACATCCAGCTCTGCAGTAAGGAACTGACACCACTCACTCCTGAATGAGTCCTGTAGCCCTGGCATTTTTCTATTCAGTGTTCTATTAATTTCCATCAGATTGAAGTGCATATATTGGCAGTGAGACCAAGCCATAACCCTTTCTCCTGGCAGAATTGGTTTTATGCATTTAACCATCTTCTCCAGCTTCTCTCCTTTAAAGTTTGCTTGGTTTGAAGCACAGTCAGTTCCACATCTTGTCAGCAATTCAGCAAATAGGATATTTGCTAGAAAATTCACTGTCATTGTCCCAGCACTGTGATGAATTTGCCAAATGGCTTTGgctgaaaatgaaattgaaggaaaggTCAATTAAACTTGCAGTGTGCTTGGGAAGCAGGAAATCCAGGATCTCTTCTTTTCCTGAGGAGTTTAGGCCAGTGTCTCCTCCTTGGAGGAAATCCCATGGGCTGTCAGGCTCCAGAGAATGGGGGACTTGGCTTCTTTTGCAGGAAGTGATTCCAGCCATGTTCAGAGCAAGGCTTGGAATTccagtgtttcattttctgtgtgaagATCCAATGGTTAGGTCTGTTTTGCCTCACAATTCAATTAATACTTGAGCATTTATTCAAATGGAACCAGTCCACTGAGGGAGGATTAAGGGTGtactcccaaaatttccatggGATTCTGGAAGTTCCCTCTGTCTGAATCCCACATTGTTATATTCCCAATGAATCTGCCAATCACTGAACAGTTAAGAAACATGATGCCACTTCCTAATGAACATTATTAATCCAGCAATATCCTTTAATTACATATGCCAAAGACAGTAGGACTCAGcatgaagtattttctttcctgtgaaacAGATTAGGAATAGTTCTTATTTTGACAGAGACACAAAAATTCTGCTTATTTTAAGTGaattcactattttttttctgcttttatttttgtgatttgCACAGTAGTTCATAGTCTGATCAAATATGTAGGTCAAAGTCtacaaaaatgaaagtatttccTTTTACTTCATTGAACTTTGGAGCAATCCAGCTATGTTGTAGCAATCCAGCTATGTTGTAAAGCCCTTTGTTAATCTGTCACCagagccttttccttttttttttacttacatACCTTTGGCACTAGGAAATACTGAACagctcttttcctctttgcctgaATTTATCAAGGGCTTTAAAATACCAAACATTTTTCTATGTGTATTGAGATGcatttataattaaaaacacacaggaaCTGAAATAATTCTCACCTAGTGATACAATGAGCTTATGTTATGTGTAactatatttaaagaaatactcCTGAAGTGCTGAGAAATGGAGTGGCACCATCTTGTGTGAGAATGGAGAAATCTTTGCCTAGTCATGCTCTGAATAATAGGGAGAATTTCAGTCCCACAAAACTAGAATGGGATCCAGGAAACACAGCCATGTGGCCCATTCCTGGAGTCATACTGGGATGCAGGacacatgggttttttttgattctGCTCTGATTTCCTGGAAGGTTACAGGCGCATCACCTTATTTCCTggttcccaaattcccagatttctaCAGAAGGGTAATGATGCTGGAGTCATTCATGAGGAGTGCTGAAATGCCCTGATGCTTGCTGTAGGAGTGATGTTGGCCAGGGGTGTTGCAATTGCCACAGTGCAATTGCCAATTGCCAGCATATTCAcagagggaaatgctgctgctgtaggaGCCACGTCCTGATTTCTGCCACACAGAGTAGCTATTCTGTATTTTGTCTTTCAGGTGAAGTtacagaggaagagaagaacCTCAGCAGAACTCTAATGAAGTACTGGGCTAACTTTGCTCGAAATGGGTAAGAATCATGAAATTCATGACAGACATTGCTGCTTTGCACTGACTTCATGGGGAATTGGCTGATTTATTGATTCAGTCTTAATTCGTGTGATTGAATTCCCCTGTGACTGAAAAGGGCACTCActcttctttcctcttgctTACAGAAATCCTAATGGAGAAGGTCTGGTTGAATGGCCATCTTACAACCTAAATGAAGAATACTTGCAGATAAATCTACaacaaaagaaagacagaaagttgaaagaaaagaaggtaGAATTCTGGAAAAAAGTGACCCTTGAAAAGACAAATAGCAAAAGCACGCAAAACAAGAAGTTTAAAGTAGAGTTATAGTTTACATGCACATAATATGCAAAATATTGGGATATTAAAACATGCACATAATATGCAAAATATTGGGATATTAAAAAACTAATTGAAGTATATTTGAGGATAAAATTGCATTTCCCTCACCTTTTCTTCACAATTGTCATACCTGCAATTATTCACTGTAATAATTCCAGTTGATCCTCACTTGTCAAATACAGCTACCAAATTTCCCCAATGCTCATGTTTTTCTGTCACTCCCCCATGACTGAAGACAGAATGTAGCAGCAATGTTGTTTTAATAAAGGGAAATCAATGAAGACCCAGTTTGAGTAAGACTCTCTTGATGCCAAGTTTATTGGTGGTACAGAAGCTTTGGTGTGGTGTAGATACAGAAGTGTCCTCTGTGGAAAGAAGACGAAACTACAgaaatgttctgctttgttGGTTTTACAACTGAGACAGGATAGTTCTGACTGCTGTGGTACTTAACCTGTAACAATAGTGCTGGAATTAAGACTTCTCCCAAATgttagaaaaggagaaaaattctcCAGTAACCAcaattctctgcttttaaatttagttGGAGCTCCCCTACAAGGATtaacatttctgtcttttccccagtgcttctctgtgtgctccaggctgtcccctgtgccactgtCCCTGTTTGCACTGGCTCACAGCctcactgccagcactgggTTTGTCCCAGGGCCACTCCAGGGTGCCTTGGCTGCCAAGAACAAGACTTGCACTCTTCATGGCAGAGTTGTCACTCACTTCTCTGCCATGTCTTTGTCTGCTGTACCTGGCTCCTAGGCTGCTCCGGCTATCCCATTTCACCAAAGGgatgtagccatgatattttctgaaaaatcctttccttgtgattttttctcctgataagctgagaggcctcaggaacaaaatgttaACAATTATTATCTGcagctgtggaatgcaacaggtggatctgtgattggtcttgTGTGggtgtttctaattaatggccaatcacagacAGTcagactgtctcagtcagtcacaagcctttgttatcattccttttctattcttagctagaCTTTtcatgaaatcctttcttctattcttttagtatagttttaatatgtgtcataaaataataaatcaagccttctgaaacatggagtcaacgttctcgtctct contains:
- the CES2 gene encoding cocaine esterase isoform X1, giving the protein MQLLTHHYLSLLKTAEKNFKEKHLAFQTSEDCLYLSVYSPAGSSKKDKLPVMVWIHGGNFIFGGSARYDGSALSAYENVVVVLIQYRLGLLGYFNTGDEHAPGNWAYLDQVAALRWVQGNIEHFGGDPASVTLFGISAGSCSVFAHVLSPLSKGLFHKAISESGIIIPPSKDLRLSTDLEKIASIFKCDTSSSLSLLDCLRKQEAEHIVLNSKEISFLPLVLDGVFLHKPPEEILAGKEFNAVPFMIGVTNNEFGWNIRLTSKMKSLREIGDRKSIASTVEVFLPMIDVPSDFLPMILDEYLGDTEDPAELRDGFLDLLGDMAIVMPAIKALNYHRESGAPTYFFEFQHRASAFRDSKPDYVKADHGDEVGFVFGGPFLAGDIQLCSEVTEEEKNLSRTLMKYWANFARNGNPNGEGLVEWPSYNLNEEYLQINLQQKKDRKLKEKKVEFWKKVTLEKTNSKSTQNKKFKVEL
- the CES2 gene encoding cocaine esterase isoform X2, encoding MVWIHGGNFIFGGSARYDGSALSAYENVVVVLIQYRLGLLGYFNTGDEHAPGNWAYLDQVAALRWVQGNIEHFGGDPASVTLFGISAGSCSVFAHVLSPLSKGLFHKAISESGIIIPPSKDLRLSTDLEKIASIFKCDTSSSLSLLDCLRKQEAEHIVLNSKEISFLPLVLDGVFLHKPPEEILAGKEFNAVPFMIGVTNNEFGWNIRLTSKMKSLREIGDRKSIASTVEVFLPMIDVPSDFLPMILDEYLGDTEDPAELRDGFLDLLGDMAIVMPAIKALNYHRESGAPTYFFEFQHRASAFRDSKPDYVKADHGDEVGFVFGGPFLAGDIQLCSEVTEEEKNLSRTLMKYWANFARNGNPNGEGLVEWPSYNLNEEYLQINLQQKKDRKLKEKKVEFWKKVTLEKTNSKSTQNKKFKVEL